The following are from one region of the Paenibacillus sp. KS-LC4 genome:
- the spoIIID gene encoding sporulation transcriptional regulator SpoIIID: MHDYIKERTIKIGRCIVETKHTVRTIAKEFGVSKSTVHKDLTERLPEINPDLADQVKHILEYHKSIRHLRGGEATKIKYKKSSTKKREVLTAGKT, encoded by the coding sequence GTGCACGATTACATCAAAGAGCGAACCATTAAAATAGGCCGTTGCATCGTGGAGACGAAGCATACGGTACGAACGATCGCCAAGGAATTCGGCGTATCCAAGAGTACGGTCCATAAGGACCTAACCGAACGCCTGCCGGAAATAAATCCCGACCTGGCGGATCAGGTGAAGCACATTTTGGAATATCACAAGTCAATCCGCCATCTGCGCGGGGGAGAAGCAACGAAAATCAAATATAAGAAATCGAGCACGAAGAAGAGGGAAGTGCTGACGGCCGGAAAAACCTAA
- a CDS encoding M23 family metallopeptidase codes for MNNQNKPKQGSEETPKNGLGASSAAGSGNGFKRLLARKWVSPAIFMAAAAIIVTLMWAYQGADDSKQTTATEHPGQTEATVDEGTAVQPESAVDEVIREGEQLQWPVVNKDSLQIETPFYDANASSDERQAAMVQMGNTFSPHMGIDLVDPNDQPFDVVAAMSGKVSLVLNHPTNGSIIEINHGEGLVTTYQSLSDVNVAVGDEVKQGTIIAKAARNELEKDLGVHLHFEVRENGKAVNPSTVVGEQ; via the coding sequence ATGAACAATCAAAACAAACCAAAGCAAGGATCAGAGGAAACTCCCAAAAATGGACTGGGAGCATCATCTGCCGCGGGTTCAGGCAATGGATTTAAAAGGCTGCTGGCACGCAAATGGGTTTCGCCAGCCATATTTATGGCCGCGGCAGCAATTATCGTAACCTTAATGTGGGCCTACCAGGGAGCGGATGACAGCAAGCAGACGACAGCTACAGAACATCCGGGCCAAACGGAAGCCACAGTAGACGAGGGTACGGCAGTACAGCCGGAGAGCGCAGTAGATGAAGTCATACGCGAAGGCGAGCAATTGCAATGGCCGGTTGTGAACAAGGATTCGCTGCAAATCGAGACACCTTTCTATGATGCTAACGCAAGCAGTGATGAACGCCAGGCAGCTATGGTACAGATGGGGAATACATTCTCGCCGCACATGGGTATTGATCTTGTAGACCCGAATGACCAGCCATTTGATGTTGTAGCCGCTATGTCGGGCAAGGTTAGCTTAGTGCTCAACCACCCGACAAATGGAAGTATTATCGAAATCAATCACGGTGAGGGTCTTGTGACCACTTATCAAAGCCTTAGCGACGTAAACGTGGCTGTAGGCGATGAAGTGAAGCAGGGAACCATTATTGCCAAAGCAGCTCGCAATGAGCTGGAAAAGGATCTGGGCGTCCATCTGCACTTTGAAGTGCGTGAAAACGGAAAAGCCGTCAATCCAAGCACTGTAGTCGGCGAGCAATAA
- the spoIID gene encoding stage II sporulation protein D, whose protein sequence is MRRGRVERKVSEALQRLKSSRWVHVFSIGLLLGITVALMKVSLGGMPDRMPETLSNAQPAGAAGMAVEPPGTGSGSGANKVEAANAVIAQQMGGLLPKTTGALNRLIVRTYMMKEQRTESLPLEEYVRGVIAAEMPADFELEALKAQAIAARTYIVRRLASGDDSGVENVEADVTDTIAHQAYLPLAQLRQHWQGAKQTANMKKLNEAVKQTEGLIVTYKGEPIQAAFFSTSSGYTENSEDYWSYQIPYLRSVASPWDIELSPRYKQSVKLTLAQFYEKLGLQGESRVQPSIRVLAATAGKSISKIEIAGTVFTGREVRERLGLASAAFTWIINDKNITITTYGYGHGVGMSQWGANGMAKLGYSAKDILTYYYTDAKVEQASKFSAKLLERS, encoded by the coding sequence ATGAGACGAGGGAGAGTCGAACGCAAAGTGTCAGAAGCGCTGCAACGCTTGAAGAGCAGCCGATGGGTGCATGTTTTTTCAATAGGTTTATTGCTTGGCATTACTGTAGCTTTAATGAAAGTTTCCCTTGGAGGCATGCCTGATCGCATGCCCGAGACTCTATCGAATGCGCAGCCGGCAGGGGCAGCGGGAATGGCTGTTGAGCCACCCGGCACAGGCAGCGGCAGCGGGGCGAATAAAGTCGAAGCGGCCAACGCCGTTATCGCCCAGCAAATGGGCGGGCTATTGCCTAAAACGACAGGAGCGCTGAACAGGCTCATCGTACGCACCTATATGATGAAGGAGCAGCGGACGGAAAGCTTGCCTCTGGAGGAATATGTGCGCGGCGTTATCGCAGCGGAAATGCCGGCCGATTTTGAGCTGGAGGCGCTCAAGGCGCAGGCGATAGCCGCACGCACCTATATCGTGCGCCGCCTCGCTTCCGGTGATGACAGCGGCGTAGAGAATGTAGAGGCAGACGTAACGGACACGATTGCCCATCAAGCGTATTTGCCGCTCGCGCAGCTGAGGCAGCATTGGCAAGGAGCCAAGCAGACAGCTAATATGAAAAAGCTGAATGAAGCGGTGAAGCAGACAGAGGGGCTGATCGTCACCTATAAGGGCGAGCCGATCCAGGCTGCTTTTTTCTCCACAAGCAGCGGCTATACGGAAAATTCCGAAGACTATTGGTCGTATCAGATTCCATATTTGCGCAGCGTCGCGAGTCCATGGGATATCGAGCTTTCACCGCGATACAAACAAAGCGTGAAGCTGACGCTGGCGCAATTTTATGAGAAGCTTGGCCTTCAGGGGGAGAGCAGGGTTCAGCCTTCCATTCGGGTATTAGCCGCAACGGCGGGAAAAAGCATCAGCAAAATCGAAATTGCCGGAACGGTGTTCACTGGCCGCGAGGTGCGCGAGCGTTTGGGACTAGCCTCAGCCGCGTTTACGTGGATCATAAATGATAAGAACATTACCATTACAACCTATGGGTACGGGCATGGCGTGGGCATGAGCCAATGGGGAGCGAACGGCATGGCAAAGCTAGGCTACTCGGCGAAAGATATATTAACCTACTATTATACGGATGCAAAGGTAGAGCAGGCTTCCAAGTTCTCGGCCAAGCTGCTGGAGCGCTCTTAA
- a CDS encoding ABC transporter permease has product MKLTQGFRMAIKSVLSSKLRTALSMLGILIGVATVIALVGMGQGSTKQVEEQVASLGTNSLSVTITGRGTATSLSLEDALALADIPNVEGVSPTVSGSATVKYGKNSTSVTVEGITPNYEQVSDFSVQSGRYIAAMDVKNTQKVALIGVETATELFEEEDPVGKTIQVNGSRFTIVGLLEAKGSTLTGSNDEKIVIPITTGQKLFDSVGVRTVALKVTDLDLMDLTVAALKAKLLEKFRGDDSSYRVFNQQDAVETLNSVNETMNTMLLYVAAITLLVGGIGVMNIMLVSVTERTREIGIRKSLGAKRRDILFQFLVEAVVISGMGGALGIGFGYLGSYVIGVVNGTDTSVPFNTVILSFAFSAFVGIVFGIFPANKASRLKPVDALRHD; this is encoded by the coding sequence ATGAAGCTGACGCAGGGGTTCAGGATGGCAATCAAGAGCGTCTTGTCAAGCAAGCTTAGAACGGCCCTCTCGATGCTGGGTATCCTGATCGGCGTAGCGACGGTTATTGCGCTGGTCGGTATGGGGCAAGGCTCGACGAAGCAGGTGGAGGAGCAAGTAGCCAGCCTTGGTACTAATTCCTTGTCGGTAACGATAACGGGCCGTGGAACGGCAACCTCGCTTTCGCTCGAAGATGCACTGGCTTTGGCTGATATTCCGAATGTAGAGGGCGTGTCTCCAACGGTAAGCGGCAGTGCGACAGTGAAGTATGGGAAAAATAGCACGAGTGTCACGGTAGAGGGCATTACACCGAATTACGAGCAGGTCAGTGATTTTAGCGTGCAGTCCGGCAGATACATCGCCGCGATGGATGTTAAAAACACGCAAAAGGTCGCCTTAATTGGGGTGGAGACGGCAACGGAGCTATTCGAAGAAGAAGACCCGGTAGGCAAAACGATTCAAGTAAACGGCAGCCGATTTACGATTGTCGGGCTGTTGGAGGCGAAGGGGAGCACGCTCACCGGCTCCAACGATGAGAAAATTGTGATCCCGATTACGACAGGACAAAAGCTTTTTGATAGTGTCGGTGTGCGTACGGTTGCTCTGAAGGTGACCGATCTGGATCTAATGGATTTAACAGTAGCGGCGCTCAAAGCCAAGCTGCTGGAAAAATTCAGAGGCGATGACAGCAGCTACCGGGTATTCAACCAGCAGGATGCGGTTGAGACGCTTAATTCGGTCAACGAAACGATGAATACGATGCTGCTTTACGTGGCAGCCATTACTCTGCTCGTCGGAGGCATTGGCGTCATGAATATTATGCTGGTGTCTGTCACGGAGCGAACGCGGGAAATCGGCATTCGCAAGTCGCTGGGCGCAAAGCGCAGAGATATTTTGTTCCAGTTTCTTGTGGAGGCTGTCGTCATTAGCGGTATGGGCGGCGCACTCGGCATCGGGTTTGGTTATTTGGGCTCCTATGTCATTGGGGTGGTGAATGGGACGGATACTTCCGTTCCGTTTAATACGGTCATTTTGTCGTTTGCCTTCTCTGCTTTTGTCGGAATCGTGTTCGGCATTTTCCCGGCCAATAAAGCTTCGAGACTGAAGCCAGTCGACGCGCTGCGCCACGATTAG
- a CDS encoding ABC transporter ATP-binding protein: MISESNGTLIDINHLVKNYVMGRETVTILKGVSFQVEKGDFVAIVGPSGSGKSTMMNVIGCLDTPTDGSYKLDGIEVRGMSENKLADIRNKKIGFIFQGFHLLPRLTALENCELPLIYRGLPAKQRRAMAMKALEQVGLGERVHHRPSELSGGQQQRVAIARALATNPPILLADEPTGALDMKTGQEVLQLMEDLNRQGHTIVLITHDMEVAHRASRTVIMRDGVLTEERRNRDEADAGVQDGNQERLVKQA, translated from the coding sequence ATGATCAGCGAGAGCAACGGTACTTTAATCGACATTAACCATCTCGTCAAAAACTATGTGATGGGCCGAGAAACGGTGACGATTCTTAAAGGTGTATCCTTTCAGGTGGAAAAAGGCGATTTTGTGGCGATTGTCGGGCCTTCCGGCTCGGGAAAGTCAACGATGATGAATGTCATCGGCTGTCTGGATACGCCAACCGACGGCAGCTATAAGCTGGATGGCATTGAGGTAAGAGGCATGAGCGAGAATAAGCTGGCGGATATTCGCAACAAGAAGATCGGCTTTATATTTCAAGGCTTTCACCTGCTGCCGCGGCTTACCGCGCTTGAAAATTGCGAGCTGCCGCTCATTTATCGTGGCTTGCCTGCCAAGCAGCGCCGTGCGATGGCAATGAAGGCACTGGAGCAGGTCGGTCTTGGGGAGCGAGTGCATCATCGTCCGAGCGAGCTGTCGGGTGGTCAGCAGCAGCGGGTTGCCATTGCCCGGGCGCTGGCGACGAATCCACCGATTTTGCTGGCGGACGAGCCGACTGGAGCGCTCGATATGAAGACGGGGCAGGAAGTTTTGCAGCTGATGGAGGACTTAAATCGGCAGGGCCACACGATTGTACTGATTACCCATGATATGGAGGTTGCTCATCGGGCAAGCCGTACAGTCATTATGCGGGACGGCGTGCTGACCGAGGAAAGGAGGAACCGTGATGAAGCTGACGCAGGGGTTCAGGATGGCAATCAAGAGCGTCTTGTCAAGCAAGCTTAG
- a CDS encoding efflux RND transporter periplasmic adaptor subunit → MKKWKLWLGIILVVGAAGGGGAYYYLNMGQSETVQAATSQTVKATRGNIELKISATGSVEANSRETVTSGVSGTIAKLNFKVGDKVKAGQVLATFESEKDYDSQIEQTELSIKKQQVQMEQYQTKYKEAAGTEDELTTQQSIKTDMDMLALEIKQNQDSLKTMREDQLKVTEVVATIAGEVTESEVSVGDEVVANTVIASIVNYDLLDFVVQVDELDIPSVKTGQVAQIYLSALTDKTIEGKVTSLAREGTASNGVSAYEVTLSLDTIEGVMTGMSGEADIILESRNDVVVVPVDAVIERGGKSFVRVPTSTQGSAGAAGGQGTGGAAGVQGATGATGAPAAQDAAGAQGSSSAQGTRGAQGAVGAQGSSGAQGTRGAQDAAGAQGSSGAQGTRGAQGTAGGAQGTGAAAQGLTGTGAASQGAMGTQRGGAQMEGQLVEVEAGISDETYVEIISGLNEGDSVLIPTPQGTVGMTTTTTQQNQANMGGGMMPGGFGGGAGGGFGGGGGGFTGGGGAGGGRP, encoded by the coding sequence ATGAAAAAGTGGAAGCTATGGCTAGGTATTATTCTTGTAGTAGGCGCGGCCGGGGGAGGCGGTGCCTATTATTATTTGAACATGGGGCAGTCGGAGACTGTGCAGGCGGCAACCTCGCAAACGGTGAAAGCGACGCGGGGCAACATTGAGCTGAAAATAAGCGCGACAGGCAGTGTAGAAGCCAATTCTCGCGAAACCGTAACGTCCGGCGTATCCGGTACGATTGCAAAGCTGAACTTTAAAGTCGGCGATAAAGTGAAGGCGGGCCAAGTGCTGGCAACGTTTGAATCCGAGAAGGACTACGATAGCCAGATTGAGCAGACGGAGCTTTCCATTAAGAAGCAGCAAGTGCAGATGGAGCAATATCAGACCAAATATAAGGAAGCTGCGGGCACGGAGGATGAGCTGACGACTCAGCAAAGCATCAAGACGGATATGGACATGCTGGCGCTGGAAATCAAGCAAAACCAAGACAGCCTGAAAACCATGAGGGAAGATCAGCTAAAGGTGACGGAGGTTGTGGCGACGATTGCTGGAGAGGTGACGGAAAGCGAGGTTTCCGTTGGAGACGAGGTTGTAGCAAATACAGTTATTGCGTCTATCGTCAATTATGATTTGCTTGATTTCGTCGTGCAGGTCGATGAGCTGGATATTCCGTCGGTCAAAACAGGCCAAGTGGCGCAGATTTATTTGAGCGCCCTGACAGATAAGACGATTGAAGGCAAGGTAACCAGCCTGGCTCGTGAGGGCACAGCATCAAACGGTGTATCCGCCTATGAGGTCACCCTTTCGCTGGACACAATAGAGGGCGTGATGACTGGCATGTCGGGTGAAGCGGACATTATTTTGGAGTCCAGAAATGATGTCGTTGTGGTACCGGTAGATGCGGTTATTGAACGTGGCGGCAAATCCTTTGTTCGCGTGCCAACGAGCACACAAGGTAGTGCAGGCGCAGCCGGCGGACAAGGTACGGGCGGTGCTGCGGGAGTGCAAGGTGCGACTGGTGCGACTGGGGCGCCAGCTGCGCAAGATGCAGCTGGCGCGCAAGGCAGCTCCAGCGCACAAGGCACACGTGGAGCGCAAGGTGCAGTGGGCGCGCAAGGCAGCTCTGGCGCACAAGGCACACGTGGCGCGCAAGATGCAGCGGGCGCGCAAGGCAGCTCCGGCGCACAAGGCACACGTGGAGCGCAAGGAACGGCGGGTGGTGCTCAGGGTACAGGAGCGGCAGCGCAGGGGTTAACTGGTACGGGCGCTGCATCGCAAGGCGCGATGGGTACACAGCGCGGCGGCGCTCAAATGGAAGGGCAGCTAGTCGAAGTGGAAGCGGGAATCAGCGATGAGACGTATGTGGAAATTATTTCGGGGCTGAATGAAGGCGACTCGGTGCTTATTCCAACACCGCAGGGCACAGTTGGCATGACGACAACGACGACTCAGCAAAATCAAGCGAATATGGGAGGCGGCATGATGCCAGGTGGCTTCGGCGGTGGAGCAGGTGGCGGATTCGGCGGCGGTGGCGGCGGATTTACTGGCGGCGGCGGAGCAGGCGGTGGTCGCCCATGA
- a CDS encoding glycoside hydrolase family 32 protein, with amino-acid sequence MLYTLENAEQFVAGRKHLLRQQYRLGYHLMAEFGWMNDPNGFIFHNGHYHLFYQYYPYQPAWGPMHWGHAISRDLVSWEYMPVALAPDQPYDSGGCFSGSAIVHEGKLHLMYTGHVVTGPNGDTDYYQTQNIAVSEDGVHFAKLASNPVLGLEQIPAGVSRKDFRDPKVFVRDGFYYTVIGSNDGAGHGLILLYRSRNLVNWTLVGELARSNGQLGDNWECPDLFELDGYDVLMMSPQRMPAQGDHYRNLHSTTYMVGKLNLESGSFVYAGYEPVDFGFDFYAPQTVLDSQGRRIVIGWMETWEQEIPTQLGHYWAGAMTLPREAVLRSSDRKLLFKPLEELKAYRRDGYELNGLALAGEQLLAAEGDCYELEVVLRTGSARELGLKLRTNGAGEETVLAYNVEEGLFRFNRDHSGIGQGGERRTDVALAEGGELSLRIFVDQSSVEVFIQGGEKVMTGRIYPSEASTGIAAFALGGTSTLVSLKKWNIERQL; translated from the coding sequence ATGTTGTATACGCTTGAAAATGCGGAGCAGTTTGTGGCGGGAAGAAAGCATTTGCTGCGCCAGCAGTACCGTCTGGGCTATCATTTAATGGCGGAATTCGGCTGGATGAACGACCCGAACGGCTTTATTTTTCATAATGGGCATTATCATTTATTTTATCAATATTATCCGTATCAGCCTGCATGGGGGCCGATGCATTGGGGTCATGCAATCAGCCGTGACTTGGTTTCGTGGGAGTATATGCCGGTGGCGCTCGCACCAGATCAGCCTTATGACAGCGGCGGCTGCTTCTCTGGAAGTGCGATTGTCCATGAGGGCAAGCTCCATCTTATGTATACGGGGCATGTTGTGACGGGGCCGAATGGAGATACGGATTATTATCAGACGCAAAATATTGCGGTATCAGAGGACGGCGTACATTTCGCTAAGCTGGCGAGCAATCCCGTGCTAGGGCTGGAGCAGATTCCGGCTGGAGTGAGCCGCAAGGATTTTCGCGATCCGAAGGTGTTTGTTAGGGATGGCTTCTATTATACAGTCATTGGCTCGAATGATGGCGCTGGGCATGGCCTGATTTTGCTCTACCGTTCTCGAAATCTCGTGAACTGGACCTTAGTTGGCGAGCTGGCGCGCAGCAACGGTCAGCTGGGTGACAATTGGGAATGCCCCGATTTGTTCGAGCTTGACGGCTATGATGTGCTGATGATGTCGCCGCAGCGAATGCCAGCTCAAGGTGACCATTATCGCAATTTGCATTCCACCACTTATATGGTAGGAAAACTAAATTTGGAGTCAGGCTCGTTCGTATATGCTGGCTATGAGCCTGTTGATTTTGGCTTTGATTTTTATGCGCCGCAAACGGTGCTGGATTCGCAAGGCCGGCGCATTGTCATCGGCTGGATGGAAACGTGGGAGCAAGAAATTCCGACCCAACTCGGGCATTATTGGGCCGGGGCGATGACGCTGCCGCGTGAAGCCGTGCTGCGCAGCAGCGATAGGAAGCTGCTGTTCAAGCCGCTGGAAGAGCTGAAGGCTTACCGCCGCGATGGCTATGAGCTGAACGGACTTGCGCTTGCAGGTGAACAGCTGCTTGCTGCCGAGGGCGACTGCTATGAGCTTGAAGTCGTGCTTCGTACCGGGAGTGCTCGCGAGCTCGGTTTGAAGCTGCGGACGAATGGGGCGGGAGAAGAGACGGTGCTGGCTTATAATGTGGAGGAAGGGCTGTTCCGCTTCAATCGGGATCACTCCGGAATCGGGCAGGGCGGCGAAAGGAGGACGGACGTTGCGCTGGCAGAAGGCGGCGAGCTTTCGCTGCGGATTTTCGTCGATCAATCGTCGGTTGAGGTATTTATCCAAGGCGGGGAAAAAGTGATGACGGGACGTATTTACCCAAGCGAGGCTTCGACAGGCATTGCAGCCTTTGCCTTGGGCGGAACGAGTACACTCGTTTCATTAAAAAAATGGAATATTGAGCGCCAGCTTTAA
- a CDS encoding carbohydrate ABC transporter permease, which produces MKRLKASMEWSKFIVLLVGLIAFVFPFILLIVNSFKENKAITASPLSLPASFNLANYESAFTKMNYVSGFTNTVIITVLSVLLISVLAAMTAHFFVRNQSKFNQYTFFLMVAAMIIPFQAIMIPLVKVYGNLHLLDNKWSLIYMYLGFGSPLAVFIYHGFVKSIPAELEEAAMIDGCTRTQTFFRIVFPVLAPTSVTIAILNVLWIWNDFLLPSLVLTSSEQRTLPLSTFYFYGTYTVDYGPLMAGLLLTILPVLIVYLFAQKFIIQGVMQGSIK; this is translated from the coding sequence ATGAAACGCTTGAAAGCCTCTATGGAATGGAGCAAGTTTATTGTATTGCTGGTTGGCCTTATCGCCTTCGTTTTTCCATTTATTTTGCTAATCGTCAATTCCTTTAAGGAAAATAAAGCGATTACGGCATCGCCGCTTTCTTTGCCTGCCAGCTTTAATCTGGCGAATTACGAGTCGGCGTTTACGAAAATGAATTATGTATCCGGGTTTACAAACACGGTTATCATTACTGTGCTGAGCGTTTTGCTTATCTCGGTGCTCGCGGCCATGACAGCCCATTTCTTTGTGCGAAATCAAAGCAAATTTAATCAATATACGTTTTTCCTGATGGTGGCGGCGATGATAATCCCATTCCAAGCGATTATGATTCCGCTCGTAAAGGTGTATGGAAATCTGCATTTGCTGGATAACAAATGGTCGCTGATTTATATGTATCTCGGCTTCGGAAGTCCGCTTGCGGTATTCATTTATCATGGTTTTGTGAAAAGCATCCCGGCCGAGCTTGAGGAGGCCGCAATGATTGATGGCTGTACGCGGACGCAGACGTTTTTCCGCATTGTGTTCCCCGTGCTTGCGCCAACGTCAGTGACGATTGCGATTTTGAATGTGCTGTGGATTTGGAATGATTTTCTGCTTCCATCGCTTGTGCTGACTTCGTCGGAGCAGCGTACGCTGCCGCTTTCAACCTTTTACTTCTATGGAACCTATACCGTCGATTACGGGCCGCTGATGGCGGGACTGCTGCTTACGATTTTGCCGGTACTCATCGTCTATTTGTTTGCACAGAAATTTATTATTCAAGGCGTCATGCAAGGCTCCATTAAATAA
- a CDS encoding sugar ABC transporter permease, which produces MISEKGLWSRLWLRLLFTGPTLFAFATVMIVPFLYGIYLTFTNWDGISTTSTMVGFENYAHVWKDAVFWKSFYLTLKYVVISVALVNVVAFLLAYFLSSGLRGQSFFRAGFFIPNLVGGIVLGFVWQFIFSNVLVSIGQKSGIALFGTSWLAEPDKAFFALIIVTVWQYAGYMMVIYVAGLMNVPKDIMEAASIDGATAFRKLRTMILPLMVPSFIVCVFLSLQRTFMVYDLNLTLTKGGPFKSTEMVSMHVYEKAFLSRDYGVGQAEALVLFLLVAGITLLQVYFSKKLEVEA; this is translated from the coding sequence ATGATATCGGAAAAAGGACTTTGGAGCCGTCTTTGGCTAAGGCTATTGTTCACTGGCCCGACCCTGTTTGCTTTTGCCACCGTCATGATTGTGCCTTTTCTGTATGGCATATATTTAACGTTTACGAATTGGGATGGCATTTCGACAACGAGCACGATGGTTGGCTTTGAAAATTATGCGCATGTTTGGAAAGACGCGGTTTTTTGGAAGTCATTTTATTTAACGCTAAAATATGTGGTTATTAGTGTGGCGCTCGTTAATGTGGTGGCTTTTTTGCTGGCTTATTTTTTATCAAGCGGCTTGAGGGGCCAGAGCTTTTTCCGGGCTGGATTTTTTATTCCAAATTTAGTCGGCGGCATTGTGCTTGGGTTCGTATGGCAGTTCATCTTCTCTAACGTTCTCGTATCCATTGGACAAAAATCGGGCATCGCCTTATTCGGTACCTCTTGGCTTGCTGAGCCGGATAAAGCGTTTTTCGCACTTATTATTGTCACAGTATGGCAATATGCCGGATATATGATGGTTATTTACGTCGCGGGCTTGATGAATGTGCCTAAGGATATTATGGAGGCGGCCAGCATTGACGGGGCAACGGCATTCCGCAAGCTGCGGACGATGATTTTACCGCTTATGGTGCCGTCGTTTATCGTCTGTGTATTTTTATCGCTGCAGCGCACGTTTATGGTTTACGATTTGAACCTGACGCTGACGAAGGGCGGACCGTTCAAAAGCACGGAAATGGTCTCCATGCATGTATATGAGAAAGCGTTTCTTTCAAGGGATTATGGGGTAGGGCAAGCGGAGGCGCTTGTATTGTTCCTGCTCGTAGCTGGCATTACGTTATTGCAAGTGTATTTCAGCAAGAAGCTGGAGGTGGAGGCCTAA
- a CDS encoding ABC transporter substrate-binding protein yields MKSWKSLQTLLASFVMVTVVTACGGNAGSTPAASNTAEGSANSGSASGDVKITLLNSKGEIQTQLEDAAKAFKEDYPNITLEIIPVPAGQSPFEKASALYAANSPSTITMLDTGDVEKFKDRILDLSGEKWMSDKVDGSTDLTTFDGKNYAFPLSIEGYGFIYNKAVLDKAVGGSFDPATITTTQALEDLFKKTEASGTGALIVSPMDWSLGAHYLPLAYAGQSADKAVVNQFIADLKAGSVDLSSNTVFNGLMDTFDIMKEHNIDKASPLAGTYERGPEVLGKGEVGIWFQGNWAWPQISSFDTASGAYGFLPVPISNNPDDFGNTQISAAVSKRLVLDKEKSTPEQQSAAKAFLEWMVYQEKGQDFLINKANIVPAFNNITLEPKDPLAKSIQAYIAGGKIQESMSALPADHWSKLGASMQKYLAGAADRATLAKEIQDYWPTVK; encoded by the coding sequence ATGAAATCTTGGAAAAGCCTACAGACTCTACTTGCATCATTTGTAATGGTAACGGTTGTAACAGCGTGCGGAGGAAATGCAGGCTCAACGCCTGCAGCTTCAAACACAGCTGAAGGAAGTGCTAATAGCGGGAGCGCCTCTGGCGATGTGAAAATTACGCTGCTGAATTCTAAAGGCGAAATTCAAACGCAGCTTGAGGATGCAGCGAAAGCCTTCAAAGAGGACTATCCGAACATCACTCTGGAAATTATTCCAGTTCCGGCAGGACAATCGCCATTCGAGAAAGCATCAGCGTTATATGCGGCGAACAGCCCATCGACGATTACGATGCTAGACACAGGGGATGTCGAGAAGTTCAAGGATCGCATCCTCGATCTAAGCGGGGAAAAATGGATGTCCGACAAGGTTGATGGCAGTACAGATCTGACGACCTTTGACGGTAAAAACTACGCATTCCCGCTTTCCATTGAAGGCTACGGATTTATTTACAATAAAGCAGTCTTAGACAAAGCGGTTGGCGGCAGCTTTGATCCCGCTACCATTACGACGACGCAGGCACTGGAGGATTTGTTTAAAAAGACCGAAGCCTCCGGAACGGGCGCGCTGATCGTCTCGCCAATGGATTGGTCGCTGGGCGCACACTATCTTCCGCTTGCTTACGCTGGACAATCCGCGGATAAAGCGGTGGTTAATCAGTTTATCGCGGATTTGAAGGCTGGGAGTGTAGACCTGTCGTCGAATACAGTATTTAACGGACTGATGGATACATTCGACATTATGAAGGAGCACAACATTGATAAAGCATCGCCGCTCGCGGGCACCTATGAGAGGGGGCCTGAGGTGCTGGGTAAAGGTGAGGTCGGTATTTGGTTCCAGGGCAATTGGGCTTGGCCGCAAATTAGCAGCTTCGATACGGCCAGCGGTGCATACGGCTTTCTGCCCGTGCCAATCAGCAACAACCCAGATGATTTTGGCAACACGCAAATTTCTGCCGCGGTTTCGAAGCGTCTCGTTTTAGACAAGGAGAAAAGCACACCAGAGCAGCAGTCAGCGGCGAAGGCATTCCTTGAGTGGATGGTCTACCAAGAGAAGGGTCAGGACTTCCTGATTAATAAAGCAAACATTGTTCCTGCCTTCAATAACATTACGCTTGAGCCGAAGGACCCGCTTGCCAAGTCGATTCAAGCCTATATCGCTGGCGGCAAAATTCAGGAATCAATGAGTGCGCTCCCAGCAGATCACTGGAGCAAGCTTGGCGCCTCGATGCAAAAATATTTGGCAGGAGCCGCTGACCGCGCCACGCTTGCTAAGGAAATTCAGGATTACTGGCCGACTGTAAAGTAA